A single region of the Rhizophagus irregularis chromosome 27, complete sequence genome encodes:
- a CDS encoding cyclin-dependent kinase 5, with protein sequence MDKYQKIEKLGEGTYGIVYKAQNRDSNEVVALKRIRLDNEEEGVPCTAIREISLLKELKHPNIVRLYDVLHTEKKLTLVFEYLDSDLKKFLDTYGGDLDKDTIKQLMYQLLKGIAFCHEHRVLHRDLKPQNLLINKRGELKLADFGLARAFGIPVRSYSHEVVTLWYRAPDVLMGSRQYSTSIDVWSAGCIFAEMASGRPLFPGSSIKDQLLRIFKVLGTPTEETWPRVSQLPEYKSDFAIYNRIPLESLLPKLDSSGIDLLSQQLIEYQPEKRLSAEDALQHPYFEEIRKKEQSTQAAASSV encoded by the exons atggACAAATAtcaa aaaattgaaaaattgggAGAAG GAACGTATGGTATCGTTTATAAAGCACAGAATCGAGATTCAAACGAAGTAGTTGCGTTGAAACGGATAAGGTTAGATAACGAAGAGGAAGGG gtACCCTGTACTGCAATTCGTGAGATATCATTGTTGAAAGAATTAAAACATCCAAATATAGTGAG actTTATGATGTCTTACATACGGAAAAGAAACTGACATTAGTTTTTGAATATTTGGATTCGGACTTAAAGAAATTCTTAGATACATATGGAGGCGATCTGGATAAAGACACAATTAAg caaTTAATGTATCAACTCCTGAAAGGGATTGCGTTTTGTCATGAACATAGAGTTTTACATAGG GACCTGAAACCACagaatttacttattaataag aGAGGAGAATTGAAATTGGCGGATTTTGGTCTTGCGCGTGCATTTGGAATTCCTGTTAGAAGTTATTCACATGag GTTGTAACGTTATGGTATCGTGCACCTGATGTATTAATGGGATCAAGACAATATTCAACATCTATTGATGTTTGGTCTGCTGGGTGTATATTTGCAG aaatggCTTCTGGTAGGCCCCTGTTTCCAGGAAGCTCAATTAAAGATCAGTTACTGCGAATATTTAA AGTTTTAGGAACCCCGACAGAGGAAACGTGGCCTAGAGTATCACAGTTGCCAGAATACAAA AGTGATTTTGCTATTTATAATCGAATTCCACTAGAATCACTTCTTCCAAAACTTGATTCATCaggaattgatttattaagt CAGCAATTAATAGAATATCAACCAGAAAAGCGTCTTAGTGCAGAAGATGCACTTCAACATCCATATTTCGAGGAAATTCGTAAAAAGGAACAATCAACACAAGCAGCAGCATCATCCGtgtaa
- a CDS encoding mitochondrial 37S ribosomal protein uS15m produces MFSYYKRYLFPSSNKLFTTLKARLFHSTTLIQKSHPREIKRRNIAKKISKLQQENSKRSNVITGIPTPFTNSLLRPSQIYTSANSTSSPSTLSLSENKQYRNFFLDGKDEEFLFKIAPDIIIENSTTEPEKELGRVQILKNLTGLHNASSKGILLHNIQLAIKEFARKEGDTGSAEVQAAVWTAKILNLHEHIKNNHKDKHNYRALRYMVHKRQRILKYLKTQSLERYFTCLKKLGLDQKSIEGEIVI; encoded by the exons atgttttcttattataaaagatatttatttcctTCAAGTAATAAACTCTTTACAACGTTGAAgg cGCGTTTATTTCACTCTACAACTCTCATACAAAAAAGTCATCCAAGAGAAATAAAACGTcgaaatattgcaaaaaaaatatcaaaattgcAACAAGAAAATTCGAAAAGATCCAATGTTATAACAGGAATACCAACACCATTTACAAATTCACTTTTACGTCCTTCACAAATTTATACTTCAGCTAATTCTACATCATCTCCCTCAACTCTTTCATTATctgaaaataaacaatataggaatttttttttggatggaaaagatgaagaatttttatttaaaattgcaccagatattataatagaaaattctACAACAGAACCAGAAAAAGAATTAGGAAGAGTtcaaatacttaaaaatttaactggTCTACATAATGCTAGCTCTAAAggtattttattacataatattcaaTTAGCTATAAAAGAATTTGCTAGAAAAGAAGGTGATACTGGTAGTGCTGAAGTTCAAG cTGCTGTTTGGACtgctaaaattttaaatcttcatgagcatattaaaaataatcataaagaTAAGCATAATTATAGAGCTTTAAGATATATGGTGCATAAAAGGCAgcgtattttaaaatatttaaaaacgCAAAGTTTAGAAAGATATTTTACCTGTTTAAAGAAATTAGGCTTAGATCAAAAATCCATTGAAGGTGAAATTGTTATCTAA
- a CDS encoding cyclin-dependent kinase 5 variant 2, with protein sequence MDKYQKIEKLGEGTYGIVYKAQNRDSNEVVALKRIRLDNEEEGVPCTAIREISLLKELKHPNIVRLYDVLHTEKKLTLVFEYLDSDLKKFLDTYGGDLDKDTIKQLMYQLLKGIAFCHEHRVLHRDLKPQNLLINKRGELKLADFGLARAFGIPVRSYSHEVVTLWYRAPDVLMGSRQYSTSIDVWSAGCIFAEMASGRPLFPGSSIKDQLLRIFKYPLF encoded by the exons atggACAAATAtcaa aaaattgaaaaattgggAGAAG GAACGTATGGTATCGTTTATAAAGCACAGAATCGAGATTCAAACGAAGTAGTTGCGTTGAAACGGATAAGGTTAGATAACGAAGAGGAAGGG gtACCCTGTACTGCAATTCGTGAGATATCATTGTTGAAAGAATTAAAACATCCAAATATAGTGAG actTTATGATGTCTTACATACGGAAAAGAAACTGACATTAGTTTTTGAATATTTGGATTCGGACTTAAAGAAATTCTTAGATACATATGGAGGCGATCTGGATAAAGACACAATTAAg caaTTAATGTATCAACTCCTGAAAGGGATTGCGTTTTGTCATGAACATAGAGTTTTACATAGG GACCTGAAACCACagaatttacttattaataag aGAGGAGAATTGAAATTGGCGGATTTTGGTCTTGCGCGTGCATTTGGAATTCCTGTTAGAAGTTATTCACATGag GTTGTAACGTTATGGTATCGTGCACCTGATGTATTAATGGGATCAAGACAATATTCAACATCTATTGATGTTTGGTCTGCTGGGTGTATATTTGCAG aaatggCTTCTGGTAGGCCCCTGTTTCCAGGAAGCTCAATTAAAGATCAGTTACTGCGAATATTTAAATATcctttattttaa